The Acidianus infernus genome window below encodes:
- a CDS encoding OB-fold nucleic acid binding domain-containing protein yields MEEKIGNLKGGMENVNVTGRVLQVGEQKVVQTRNGQRTIREVMIGDETGRIKLTLWGNQGDNIKEGQVIKVENGWTTVFKGQVQLNAGSRSKISESQEEVPEADQIPETTPTDNSPPRRNFRGGRRNFRGRRPPQRGGDEEE; encoded by the coding sequence ATGGAAGAAAAAATAGGTAACCTAAAAGGTGGAATGGAAAACGTAAACGTAACCGGAAGAGTTCTCCAAGTTGGAGAACAAAAAGTCGTGCAAACAAGAAACGGTCAACGTACAATTAGAGAAGTAATGATTGGAGACGAAACAGGAAGAATAAAACTAACTCTTTGGGGAAATCAAGGAGATAACATAAAAGAAGGACAAGTAATAAAAGTCGAAAATGGTTGGACAACTGTTTTTAAAGGTCAAGTTCAATTAAATGCAGGAAGCAGATCAAAGATTTCTGAGAGCCAAGAAGAAGTACCAGAGGCAGATCAAATTCCAGAAACTACACCAACAGATAACTCTCCACCGAGAAGAAACTTTAGAGGAGGAAGAAGGAATTTTAGAGGAAGAAGACCACCGCAAAGAGGCGGAGATGAAGAAGAATGA
- a CDS encoding succinate dehydrogenase flavoprotein subunit has translation MEKLSYDAVVIGGGLAGLMAAHEIAVSGYKVAVISKVFPTRSHSSSAEGGIAAYIEGNSDPNDNPDYMTYDTIKGGDFLVDQDAAELLSQKSGEIVRIMESWGTLFNRQPDGRVAVRYFGGQTYPRTRFVGDKTGMALLHTLFQRVSGLDIDFYNEWFALDLIRDDKRVVGVVAMEMKSMTPAFFKARAIVMATGGMGMLYAHSTNAYINTGDGYAMALRAGAALKDPEFVQFHPTALYPSDILISEAARGEGAILINNKGERFMARYAPRKLDLAPRDITSRAIITEIREGRGFPGGYVGLDLRHLGEDYIKERLALAYEAAKNFAGVDATQEPIPVRPAQHYYMGGIDVDITGQNPDLIGLFAAGEAACVSVHGANRLGSNSLLETLVFGRETGRAVAKFLSEHKEEDSNSLDKEAEKVVDDAYKFVKSESGVHFGEILNKLRNVMWEKVGIFRDEDGMKDALSQIIELRKMTSSMYVLDKSNTYNTEFFNALELRNMLDLAIVIARTALERKESRGAHYRTDYPERDDTNWLKHTIAYLKGETVEITYKPVRITRWKPEPRVY, from the coding sequence ATGGAAAAACTTTCTTATGACGCGGTAGTCATAGGCGGCGGACTAGCTGGTTTGATGGCCGCTCATGAGATTGCCGTTTCTGGATATAAAGTTGCAGTAATATCGAAAGTCTTTCCTACAAGGTCTCATTCATCATCTGCAGAAGGAGGAATAGCTGCATATATTGAGGGAAATTCTGACCCTAATGATAACCCAGATTATATGACTTATGATACTATAAAAGGAGGAGATTTTTTAGTTGACCAAGATGCAGCAGAATTACTATCTCAAAAATCTGGAGAAATAGTAAGAATAATGGAAAGCTGGGGTACTTTATTTAATAGACAACCAGACGGAAGAGTTGCAGTAAGATATTTTGGAGGTCAAACTTATCCAAGAACTAGATTCGTAGGAGATAAAACTGGAATGGCGTTACTTCATACTTTGTTCCAAAGAGTTTCGGGTTTAGATATAGACTTTTACAATGAGTGGTTTGCTCTAGATCTGATTAGAGATGACAAGAGAGTTGTAGGAGTAGTAGCAATGGAAATGAAATCCATGACGCCAGCATTCTTCAAAGCTAGGGCAATAGTCATGGCTACTGGAGGCATGGGAATGCTTTACGCTCACTCTACTAATGCATACATTAACACCGGAGACGGGTACGCAATGGCTCTAAGGGCAGGGGCGGCATTAAAAGATCCAGAATTCGTTCAATTTCATCCCACCGCTCTTTATCCATCGGATATACTAATTAGCGAAGCAGCTAGAGGAGAAGGAGCAATACTAATTAATAACAAAGGAGAAAGGTTCATGGCAAGATATGCACCAAGAAAATTGGACTTAGCTCCTAGAGATATAACTTCTAGAGCAATAATAACTGAGATCAGAGAAGGTAGAGGTTTTCCCGGCGGTTATGTAGGTTTGGATTTAAGACATTTGGGAGAAGATTACATTAAAGAAAGATTAGCCTTAGCTTATGAAGCAGCAAAAAACTTTGCAGGAGTTGACGCAACACAGGAACCCATTCCAGTAAGGCCTGCACAACATTATTATATGGGTGGAATAGACGTTGATATTACTGGTCAAAATCCGGATTTAATAGGATTATTTGCTGCAGGCGAAGCTGCCTGCGTTTCAGTTCACGGTGCAAATAGATTAGGTTCCAACTCTTTACTTGAAACATTGGTTTTTGGAAGAGAAACAGGTAGAGCAGTAGCTAAATTCTTATCTGAACATAAAGAGGAAGATAGTAACAGCCTAGATAAAGAGGCTGAAAAAGTTGTAGATGATGCTTATAAATTTGTAAAAAGCGAGAGTGGAGTTCACTTTGGTGAAATTCTCAATAAACTCAGGAATGTTATGTGGGAAAAGGTAGGTATATTTAGAGACGAAGATGGGATGAAGGATGCTTTGTCTCAAATTATTGAATTAAGGAAGATGACTTCATCTATGTATGTGTTGGATAAAAGCAATACGTATAACACTGAATTCTTCAACGCCCTAGAACTTAGGAATATGCTAGATCTAGCAATAGTTATAGCAAGAACCGCACTTGAGAGGAAAGAATCTAGAGGTGCTCATTATAGGACTGACTATCCTGAAAGGGATGACACAAACTGGTTAAAACACACAATAGCTTATCTAAAAGGAGAAACGGTAGAAATTACTTACAAGCCCGTTAGGATTACTAGATGGAAACCGGAACCCAGGGTGTATTAA
- a CDS encoding HAD-IIA family hydrolase, translated as MLDYDLIISDVDGVIVREGEPIWENIFAIRKLKEEGKKIILVTNNSGFSRVLLSRQLNYLGLEITPNDIITSGLSAAIYMKRNTKVKSVYVIGEEGLVEEMKNFNFRVLSTEEVEENNPDAVVLGLDRLATYDKLSTGMRCVARGSMFIVTNMDRLWPSKDGLKLGAGALASSIIYALKREPDFIAGKPNKWIIQVAMELTGIRDLSKVLVIGDQLETDIKMGNDIGADTVLVLTGISRKEDVEKSNIKPKIVVENLSLLI; from the coding sequence GTGCTGGACTATGATTTAATAATTTCCGATGTTGATGGCGTTATAGTTAGAGAAGGAGAACCAATTTGGGAAAATATTTTCGCTATTAGAAAATTAAAGGAAGAAGGTAAAAAGATAATCCTTGTTACTAACAATTCTGGCTTCAGCAGAGTACTTTTATCTAGGCAATTGAATTACCTAGGATTAGAGATAACTCCTAACGATATAATAACTAGCGGTCTTTCCGCTGCTATCTATATGAAGAGAAATACAAAAGTTAAAAGCGTTTACGTAATAGGAGAAGAAGGCCTTGTTGAAGAAATGAAGAACTTTAACTTTAGAGTCCTATCAACTGAAGAAGTTGAGGAAAATAATCCCGACGCAGTAGTTTTAGGCTTAGATAGGCTAGCTACTTACGATAAGTTATCAACAGGAATGAGATGCGTAGCTAGAGGATCAATGTTCATAGTGACTAATATGGATAGATTATGGCCATCAAAGGATGGATTAAAACTTGGAGCTGGAGCTCTTGCTTCTTCCATAATTTATGCTCTCAAAAGAGAACCTGATTTTATTGCGGGAAAGCCAAATAAGTGGATAATACAAGTTGCAATGGAATTAACTGGAATAAGGGACTTGTCAAAAGTTTTAGTAATTGGAGATCAGCTGGAGACTGATATAAAGATGGGTAACGATATAGGGGCAGATACTGTATTAGTTTTAACCGGAATATCAAGGAAGGAAGACGTAGAGAAAAGTAATATAAAACCAAAAATCGTTGTAGAAAACCTGTCATTGTTAATTTAA
- a CDS encoding vWA domain-containing protein: MTGFLIGIDYDDPIVKYRGDRILYTLKKISGKDSNIDPDFLVDTYYVHYLPLPILKSKSEISQGDAIKYALLDMTLSSDLVLKNRNYSIANSAVSMALSVSYIQNLIEELERIRRTSQSAEEREAAEQILNGLMKGSQGKEGGEQKEQQGQTNDATKKLLKQVHEKALSKAAEDANAVRSMQRIIGGNGAGTGSVLNFEGDVHEVLRLARNTEIKKILEFLSGIPKLGSLTKKKTTRYSKGELYGYEEGSDLERIVPSELAMPEDLFYVRLAESQLLLYQKQIKESLGPIYLLLDKSGSMDGEKILWAKAVALALYSRARRENRDFYLRFFDNIPYPLIKVIKNAKSKDVIKMIEYIGKIRGGGGTDISRSVISACEDIKEGHVKGVSEVIILTDGEDKIAETTVRRSLKDANATLISVMIRGDNADLRRISDTYLVVYKLDQNDLLKVVEA, encoded by the coding sequence ATGACTGGTTTTCTAATAGGAATAGATTATGATGACCCCATAGTTAAATATAGGGGAGATAGAATTCTTTATACATTGAAGAAAATATCGGGAAAAGACTCTAATATAGATCCAGATTTTCTAGTTGATACGTATTACGTGCATTATTTACCTTTGCCAATTTTAAAGTCAAAATCAGAAATTTCGCAAGGAGATGCAATAAAATATGCCTTACTTGATATGACTTTATCTTCAGATCTTGTATTAAAGAACAGAAATTACTCTATAGCTAACTCAGCAGTAAGCATGGCATTATCAGTAAGTTATATTCAGAATTTAATAGAGGAATTAGAAAGAATAAGGAGAACTTCTCAGTCTGCAGAAGAAAGAGAAGCAGCAGAACAAATACTTAACGGTTTAATGAAAGGCTCACAAGGAAAAGAAGGCGGAGAACAAAAAGAGCAACAAGGTCAAACAAATGATGCCACAAAGAAGCTTTTAAAGCAAGTTCATGAGAAGGCCCTTTCTAAGGCAGCAGAAGATGCAAATGCAGTTAGAAGTATGCAAAGGATAATAGGAGGAAACGGAGCAGGAACTGGAAGTGTGCTTAACTTTGAAGGTGATGTTCATGAAGTATTGAGGCTAGCTAGGAACACTGAAATAAAGAAAATCCTTGAGTTCTTAAGTGGAATACCTAAATTAGGAAGCTTAACTAAAAAGAAGACTACTAGGTATTCAAAAGGAGAATTATACGGCTATGAAGAAGGTTCAGACTTAGAAAGAATAGTGCCATCAGAATTAGCCATGCCAGAAGACCTATTTTACGTTAGGCTAGCTGAAAGTCAATTATTGCTTTACCAAAAGCAAATTAAGGAAAGCTTAGGTCCAATTTACTTATTGCTTGACAAATCGGGTAGCATGGATGGAGAAAAGATATTGTGGGCAAAGGCTGTAGCTTTAGCCTTATATAGTAGAGCAAGGAGAGAAAACAGGGACTTCTATTTAAGATTCTTCGATAATATTCCTTATCCTCTAATAAAGGTTATAAAGAATGCTAAAAGTAAGGACGTAATAAAGATGATCGAATATATAGGAAAAATAAGGGGTGGAGGAGGCACTGATATAAGTAGGTCAGTAATTTCTGCCTGTGAAGATATTAAGGAAGGACATGTTAAAGGCGTTAGCGAAGTAATTATCTTAACTGACGGAGAAGACAAGATAGCCGAGACTACAGTAAGGAGGTCTTTGAAAGATGCCAACGCTACATTAATAAGTGTAATGATTAGAGGAGATAATGCTGACTTAAGGAGAATATCCGACACTTACCTAGTAGTATATAAATTAGATCAAAACGATTTACTTAAAGTAGTTGAAGCCTAA
- a CDS encoding succinate dehydrogenase/fumarate reductase iron-sulfur subunit yields the protein MSEEEKEIVVKIKRFSKEKGSWWQEYKLKVDRFTQMTEVLRRIKTEQDPTLAYRASCHMAVCGSCGMKINGEPRLACKTLALDMVKKYGKNEITIEPMDYFPVIKDLIVDWTDFYNRMFKVKPRLYPSKEVLEGKAEHRLKPEDQRELWKFEQCIWCGLCVSACPSVKNDPEFLGPAAHAKGYRFLADPRDTIFDERLKILIDSAWRCTYCYQCFNVCPRDIEPVTTIKKTRAYTKFLSEKTPVALTGEKHAEAIAKSIEETGKIEEAKVYISTYGLLTAITDMIYAMQNGKLKYALVMEKKVKNIEQIRKIMGE from the coding sequence ATGAGCGAAGAAGAAAAGGAAATTGTTGTAAAAATAAAAAGATTTTCAAAAGAAAAGGGAAGTTGGTGGCAAGAATACAAACTAAAGGTGGATAGATTTACGCAAATGACTGAAGTATTAAGGAGAATAAAGACGGAACAAGATCCTACTTTAGCATATAGAGCCTCTTGCCATATGGCCGTCTGCGGAAGTTGTGGTATGAAAATCAACGGCGAACCTAGGTTAGCTTGCAAAACCTTAGCCTTAGATATGGTAAAGAAATATGGTAAAAACGAGATTACAATAGAACCAATGGATTACTTCCCAGTAATAAAGGACTTGATAGTAGATTGGACCGACTTTTACAATAGAATGTTTAAAGTAAAGCCAAGGCTCTATCCTTCAAAGGAAGTATTAGAAGGTAAAGCTGAACATAGATTAAAACCAGAAGATCAGAGAGAACTATGGAAATTTGAACAATGTATATGGTGCGGATTATGTGTGTCAGCCTGTCCATCTGTAAAGAACGATCCAGAATTTTTAGGTCCAGCCGCTCACGCTAAAGGCTATAGATTCCTTGCAGATCCTAGAGATACAATATTTGATGAGAGATTAAAGATATTAATTGACAGTGCTTGGAGGTGTACCTATTGCTATCAATGTTTCAACGTTTGTCCAAGAGATATCGAGCCTGTTACTACTATAAAGAAAACAAGAGCTTACACTAAGTTCTTAAGTGAAAAAACGCCGGTAGCTTTAACTGGCGAAAAACATGCAGAGGCGATAGCTAAAAGTATAGAAGAAACTGGAAAAATTGAAGAGGCAAAAGTGTATATTTCAACTTACGGATTATTAACAGCGATAACAGATATGATTTATGCAATGCAGAATGGGAAGTTAAAATACGCGTTAGTTATGGAAAAGAAAGTGAAAAACATAGAACAGATTAGGAAAATAATGGGTGAGTAA
- a CDS encoding molybdopterin-binding protein — translation MRAILPEDSLLSAQEAISLFISKVPPERKIKEIEITDALNKISAEDVYSPIDLPPFSRSTVDGFAVKSSSTPGKFKIIGKINIGEYKEIEISDNEAVEVDTGAMIPKGADAVIKIEETRIEGEYVEITKKLNFGTNIAWIGSDVPRGTQILYKGEKITPEKIAFLASAGISKVKVYEAPSVYVISTGDELVEPGKELKPGKIYESNLHFLISRLKNDGYNVVGHKLVGDNKDKIEEAIEEASKIADVIIITGGTSAGEKDLVHQIIREKGEIIVHGLKFKPGKPTLLGKFNGKPVFGLPGNIVSTIMIYDRVIKNYLLLMKGEENITEETEYAQLLLPVKADKKRFTYIPVYLVQGFAIPIPFDSYMVGSFSLADGFIGLEPGIELKEGDKVEVIIKRKDMRITLIGEEDKRFDNLNVRKIYLGSQVSCKALEKGIGDIVVVSSLFCTPNNYDYSIERRILEQGDGDEIGYFDWLGLSKFNRNPSVKLKSPSTVLNFLGKAKVFAPEGYLKEGKELGKEKLFIIVRNKEAFKFLNGIF, via the coding sequence ATGAGAGCTATTTTACCTGAAGATTCTCTTTTATCAGCACAAGAAGCAATTTCCTTATTCATATCTAAAGTTCCTCCAGAAAGGAAAATAAAGGAAATTGAAATAACAGATGCTCTTAATAAAATTTCTGCCGAGGACGTTTATTCTCCTATAGACTTACCTCCGTTTTCTAGATCAACTGTGGACGGTTTCGCTGTAAAATCTTCTTCTACTCCTGGAAAATTCAAGATAATAGGAAAAATAAATATTGGAGAATATAAGGAAATCGAAATTTCCGATAACGAAGCAGTTGAAGTTGATACTGGAGCTATGATCCCAAAAGGTGCAGACGCTGTTATAAAAATTGAAGAAACCAGAATTGAAGGAGAATACGTTGAAATTACTAAAAAGCTAAACTTTGGAACAAATATAGCATGGATAGGTAGTGATGTACCAAGAGGCACGCAGATACTTTATAAAGGAGAAAAAATTACTCCAGAAAAAATTGCATTCCTTGCATCTGCAGGCATAAGCAAGGTAAAGGTTTATGAAGCACCTTCAGTTTACGTAATCTCAACCGGAGATGAGCTAGTAGAGCCAGGTAAGGAGTTGAAGCCAGGAAAAATATACGAGAGTAATCTTCATTTCCTTATTTCAAGGCTTAAAAATGATGGATATAATGTAGTGGGCCACAAACTCGTAGGGGATAATAAAGATAAAATTGAGGAAGCAATAGAAGAGGCAAGTAAGATTGCAGATGTAATAATTATAACTGGTGGTACAAGCGCAGGAGAAAAAGACCTTGTTCACCAAATAATTAGAGAGAAAGGGGAAATAATAGTTCATGGACTAAAATTTAAGCCCGGCAAACCTACATTATTAGGAAAATTTAATGGAAAGCCAGTCTTTGGACTGCCTGGTAATATTGTATCTACGATCATGATTTATGATAGAGTAATTAAAAATTACTTACTGCTAATGAAGGGAGAAGAAAATATCACGGAAGAAACTGAATATGCACAATTATTACTTCCAGTTAAGGCAGATAAAAAGAGGTTTACATACATTCCAGTATACTTAGTACAAGGATTTGCAATACCTATTCCTTTTGACAGTTATATGGTTGGTAGTTTTTCTTTAGCAGACGGCTTCATTGGACTTGAACCAGGAATAGAGCTTAAAGAGGGAGATAAAGTTGAAGTTATAATAAAGAGAAAGGACATGAGAATTACATTAATAGGAGAAGAAGATAAAAGATTTGATAACTTGAACGTAAGAAAAATTTATTTAGGCTCACAAGTTTCTTGCAAGGCTTTAGAGAAGGGCATAGGAGATATAGTAGTTGTTAGCTCATTATTCTGTACTCCGAATAATTACGACTATTCAATAGAAAGAAGAATTCTAGAACAAGGAGATGGAGACGAAATTGGATATTTTGATTGGCTAGGATTAAGCAAATTTAATAGAAACCCATCAGTAAAATTGAAGTCTCCTTCGACTGTGTTGAACTTTCTAGGTAAGGCAAAAGTGTTTGCACCTGAAGGATATCTTAAAGAAGGAAAGGAATTAGGCAAGGAAAAGTTATTCATAATCGTAAGGAATAAGGAAGCTTTCAAATTCCTAAATGGAATTTTTTAA
- a CDS encoding AAA family ATPase: MQVDNKVLELPKKFLEALWSPFVGREEEAKVITLALLSKEHVVLIGEPGTAKSALARRAAELLNAKFFMYLLTKYTEPAELFGALDINALKQGVYKRITKDRLPESEIAFLDEIFNANSAILNALLSLLNERVIYDGYNIIKVPLRTLISASNRVPDEPELEALYDRLLLRHYAKPVGEEMWKNLIESAWELEFTTKWKVESPLMTIEDLDKIYSYLTEVDLSPVKSKLLKLYAMLEEKGIHLSDRRKGKVLKIISAHALLNGRLKATEEDLIVLKYIAPKEIDDFEKVSALLSEELKTPIKYMRELNEIYNNIKEAGKYVDAASESDPRLIDLIRSLKATRDRVIALGKESGDEKVEEFSKEVSAEIDKLLEKVGRKLGIYT, from the coding sequence ATGCAAGTGGATAACAAAGTGCTTGAACTTCCCAAGAAATTTTTGGAAGCTTTATGGAGCCCTTTTGTGGGCAGAGAAGAGGAAGCTAAAGTTATCACTCTAGCGTTACTCTCCAAAGAGCACGTCGTATTAATTGGAGAGCCTGGAACTGCAAAATCTGCATTAGCCAGAAGAGCTGCAGAATTATTAAATGCAAAGTTCTTCATGTATTTGCTGACGAAGTACACAGAACCAGCAGAATTATTTGGAGCATTAGATATAAATGCATTAAAGCAAGGAGTATACAAAAGAATAACTAAAGATAGATTACCAGAAAGCGAAATTGCGTTTCTAGATGAAATATTTAATGCAAATAGTGCAATATTAAATGCATTATTATCATTACTAAACGAAAGAGTAATTTATGACGGTTATAACATAATTAAAGTACCTTTAAGGACTTTAATAAGTGCAAGCAATAGGGTTCCCGATGAGCCAGAATTAGAGGCTCTTTATGATAGGTTGCTATTAAGGCATTATGCTAAACCAGTAGGAGAAGAGATGTGGAAGAATCTAATAGAGTCGGCTTGGGAATTAGAGTTTACAACAAAATGGAAGGTCGAATCGCCATTAATGACCATAGAAGATCTTGATAAGATATATTCCTATCTAACAGAAGTCGACTTAAGCCCAGTAAAAAGTAAATTGTTGAAACTTTACGCAATGCTGGAAGAAAAAGGAATTCATTTAAGCGATAGAAGAAAAGGAAAAGTCCTAAAAATTATTTCAGCTCATGCCTTACTAAACGGTAGACTAAAGGCAACAGAAGAAGACTTAATAGTCTTGAAGTATATAGCGCCAAAAGAAATAGATGACTTTGAGAAAGTCTCTGCATTACTCTCTGAAGAATTAAAGACTCCAATAAAGTACATGAGAGAATTGAACGAAATTTACAATAATATAAAAGAGGCAGGTAAATACGTCGATGCTGCAAGTGAGTCTGATCCAAGATTAATAGATTTAATAAGGTCATTAAAGGCAACTAGAGATAGAGTAATAGCCTTAGGTAAAGAAAGCGGCGATGAGAAAGTAGAAGAGTTTTCTAAAGAAGTAAGTGCAGAAATTGATAAATTATTAGAAAAAGTTGGTAGAAAGTTGGGGATTTACACATGA
- a CDS encoding CoB--CoM heterodisulfide reductase iron-sulfur subunit B family protein, whose translation MKVAYYPGCATHGLSKDVDVATKKVAEVLGLELVEVEDWNCCGGGFLDEYNEKAHVALNLRNLSTVERMGMDKMVTPCSVCLQSHRLAAYKYNENKDLRKEVDKKLKEANINYSGKATAEHIVWVLVRDVGLEKIKKAVKKPLTGLRVGAYYGCQMLRPEQIMGFEPSFNPHSMEDLIAATGATPVKFPMATACCGFPLMGSNPKVGLKLAYNVLNSAKSQNADILVHPCSLCHLQLDVTQLKVKNEFNLSWTLPAIYITQLLGLAFGFSAEELGISKLAQEVLRKKGIIQ comes from the coding sequence ATGAAGGTAGCATATTATCCTGGATGTGCAACTCACGGATTATCTAAAGACGTTGATGTGGCTACAAAAAAAGTTGCCGAAGTTTTAGGCCTAGAACTTGTAGAAGTAGAGGATTGGAACTGCTGCGGTGGCGGATTCTTAGACGAGTATAACGAAAAAGCTCACGTTGCGCTCAATTTAAGGAATCTTTCCACTGTAGAAAGAATGGGCATGGATAAAATGGTCACTCCTTGCAGTGTTTGCTTACAAAGCCATAGACTTGCTGCATATAAATACAATGAAAATAAGGATTTAAGAAAAGAAGTAGATAAAAAATTGAAGGAAGCAAATATAAACTACTCAGGAAAAGCGACTGCAGAGCATATAGTTTGGGTTTTAGTAAGAGATGTAGGATTAGAAAAAATAAAGAAGGCGGTAAAGAAACCATTAACCGGATTAAGAGTTGGAGCGTATTATGGTTGTCAAATGTTAAGACCAGAACAAATAATGGGATTTGAACCATCCTTTAACCCCCACAGTATGGAAGATTTGATAGCTGCTACCGGAGCAACTCCAGTAAAGTTCCCAATGGCTACGGCTTGTTGCGGATTCCCACTAATGGGTAGTAATCCCAAAGTTGGATTAAAGCTAGCGTATAATGTGTTAAACTCAGCAAAATCTCAGAATGCAGACATATTAGTTCACCCTTGTAGCCTGTGCCATTTACAGCTAGATGTCACGCAACTAAAGGTTAAAAATGAATTCAACTTATCTTGGACTTTGCCAGCAATCTATATAACACAACTCTTGGGATTGGCATTTGGATTTTCTGCTGAGGAATTAGGAATAAGTAAATTAGCACAAGAGGTATTAAGAAAGAAGGGGATAATACAATGA
- a CDS encoding succinate dehydrogenase has product MSEEDKIVEALKKLGATIGNWYEVSERPGRPPFGKEVEYKVGDIMWGKVHLRLNGDLYVHIISKIPFNWKDRVKDLKIKGSIEDAAGGLMWIKTTPEYMYSDLEFIKNYLEKIKNESLKK; this is encoded by the coding sequence ATGAGTGAAGAGGATAAAATAGTTGAAGCGCTAAAGAAACTTGGAGCCACGATAGGTAATTGGTACGAAGTTTCTGAGAGACCCGGAAGACCGCCATTTGGGAAAGAAGTTGAATATAAGGTAGGAGATATAATGTGGGGAAAGGTTCACTTGAGATTAAATGGTGATCTTTACGTTCATATTATATCAAAGATTCCATTTAACTGGAAGGATAGAGTAAAAGATCTAAAAATAAAAGGGTCCATCGAAGACGCAGCTGGAGGCCTAATGTGGATAAAGACAACTCCAGAATATATGTACTCAGATTTGGAATTTATAAAAAATTACTTAGAAAAAATTAAGAACGAGAGTCTCAAAAAGTGA
- a CDS encoding PqqD family protein, producing the protein MNFDEIKDKKPQKVGEFIDKAEDGDNYIIKVSDDKIFEVAPIAYYIWAMCDGSKTVTQIVDEISKEANIEFDQLKDPVTAVLEQLQQASLITL; encoded by the coding sequence ATGAATTTCGACGAAATTAAGGATAAAAAACCTCAAAAAGTAGGAGAATTTATAGACAAAGCAGAAGACGGAGATAATTATATAATAAAAGTTTCTGACGACAAAATATTCGAAGTTGCTCCGATAGCTTATTACATATGGGCAATGTGTGACGGAAGTAAGACTGTAACTCAAATAGTTGATGAGATTAGTAAAGAAGCGAACATAGAGTTTGATCAATTAAAAGATCCCGTAACTGCCGTATTAGAACAGTTACAGCAAGCTTCTCTCATAACGTTATAA